The sequence below is a genomic window from Lysobacter stagni.
GCCGCCGAAGCATCGCCGGCAGGCGCCCAGCCCGATGCGCCGCGGGCCGCGGATGCGGTCGAGGTACCGAAGGCCGAAGACGCCCCGACCGCGACCCCGACGCCGACGCCGACGCCGACGCCCTGATGGAACTGCGTCCGGAGCAGCTGGTCGCGCAACTGGGGCTGGACAAGCCCGAACCGGCGCGGCTCGCGCCCGCCTACCTGATCGCCGGCCCCGAACCGCTGCGCGTGCTGGAGGCCGCCGATGCCGTGCGCGCCGCCGCGCGCCGTGCGGGCTTCGCCGAACGCGAGGTGTTCGAGGCCGAAGGCAACCAGCGCGAGCCCGACTGGAATGCGCTGTCGGCCAGCCTCCGCGCACCGAGCCTGTTCGCCAGTCGTCGCCTGATCGAAGTGCGCCTGCCCAGTGGAAAGCCCGGCAAGGAAGGTTCGGAAGTCATCGTCGATTTCTGCGCCGATCCGCCGGCGGACGTCGCCCTGCTGGTCACCGCGGGCGAGTGGAGCAAGCAGCACGGTGGCAAGTGGAGCGAGGCGATCGGCCGCATCGGCCAGATTGCCGTCGCATGGACGATCAAGCCGCACGAATTGCCCGAGTGGATCGAGCGTCGCCTGCGCGCACGCGGTCTGCGTGCCGACCACGCCGCGGTGCAGAATCTCGCCGACCGCGTCGAGGGCAACCTGCTCGCCGCCGCGCAGGAGATCGACAAACTGGCGCTTCTGTCCGACGGGCAGGTGCTGGACAGCCAGCGCATGGACGAACTGGTCGCCGATGCGGCGCGGTTCGACGTGTTCCGTCTGGTCGATGCCACGATGAACGGCCAGGGCGCGCAGGTGTCGCGCATGCTGGCCGGCCTGCGAGCGGAAGGCGAAGCCGTACCCGGCCTGCTGGGCATGATCGTGATGGAACTGCAGCGCGCCGCATCGCTGGCGCGGGTACAGGAACGCGGCGGCAATCTCGCGTCCGAATTCAAGGCGCAGCGCATCTGGGATTCCAAGCAGCCCATGTATCGCCGCGCGCTGCAGCGCCATGCGGCACCGCGCTGGGATGCCTTCGTCGCCGAAGCAGGGCGCGTGGATCGCATCGCGAAGGGGCGTGGGCGCATGGGCGAGGAGCCCGCCGATGCGTGGCTCGCGCTGGAGCGCCTGCTGCTGGCGGTGGCCGAACCGCGCGCCGCGCGCCTGCTCGTCGGCTGACGCGTGGGCGTGATCGCTCCGCGCGTGTATTACGGCGGCACCTTCGATCCGGTGCACGAAGGCCATCTGTCCGTCGCGCGCGAAGTGCGCGACGCGCTGGACGCGACGGTCTTCCTCGTGCCCGCCGCCGATCCACCGCACAAGGACATCACGCATGCCGACGCCGCCGAGCGTGCGCGCATGCTCGACATCGCCGTGGCCGGCGAACCGCGCCTGAAAGTCGACCGGCGCGAACTGCGCCGCGAAGGCCCGTCCTACACGGTCGATACCCTGCGCGAACTGCGCGCCGAACTGGGCCCGGATGCACCCATCGTGTGGATGGTCGGCGGCGATTCGCTGCTGCAGCTGCACACCTGGAACCGGTGGCACGAGCTGTTCGAACATGGCCACGTGCTCGCGGTGGCCCGGCCCGGCGCGGCGCTCGATCCGGCCTCCGTCGGCGCGCTCGCGCCGCAGGTCGAGGCGGAGATCGGTCCGCGTCGGCGGCCTCCCGAGGAGCTGAACAGCGCGCCGGCGGGGGGATTCGCCGTGTTTGCACTGGCGCGGGAGCGTCCTGAATCGTCCACCGAGCTGCGTCGTCGCATCGCGGCCGGCGAGCCGTGGCAGGACGGGGTTCCCGCCGCCGTGGCCGAATACATCCGCCGACACGCCCTGTACGTCCGGGGCGTCACGTCCGCTTCGTTATAATCCACAGGCACCAAGCCCCCGATCCGAGAGCCATCCCCCTTTGAGTACCGAAGCGCAAGTCATCAAGACCCGGCTGCCCAACCCGCCGCCGCCGGTGGACCTCCTGCTGAAGACCGTGCATGCGGCAGTCGAGGAACTCAAGGCCCGCGATGTCACCGAGATCGATGTGCGAGGCAAGAGCAGCGTCACCGACTACATGGTGATCGCCTCGGGCACCTCCACGCGTCACGTGAAGTCGATCGCCGACGAAGTCATCAAGTTCTCCAAGAACCTCGACGTCCAGCCGCTGGGCGTGGAAGGCGAGCGCGAGGCCGAGTGGGTGCTGGTGGACCTGGGCGACGTGGTCGTGCACGTCATGCTGCCGCGCGTGCGCGAGTTCTACGCGCTGGAACGCCTGTGGACCGTCGGTGACCAGCCGCCGGAACTCGAGGACGACGAATTCGAAACCGGCACCGCGAGCCGCCTGTAAGGCATGCCCGCATGAACTCCGCGACGGCGCCCTGGGGCGCCGTTCGCGTTTTGAGGGTCAGGGAATGCGCTGCAGCGGAATGCGCGCCAGCACTTCGTCCCAGGGAAACCGCGGGCCCGGATCGCGCTTGCGACGGACCTTCATGTCGGGATCGTCGGTCGCGGCCACTTCGGTGGTG
It includes:
- the holA gene encoding DNA polymerase III subunit delta, which gives rise to MELRPEQLVAQLGLDKPEPARLAPAYLIAGPEPLRVLEAADAVRAAARRAGFAEREVFEAEGNQREPDWNALSASLRAPSLFASRRLIEVRLPSGKPGKEGSEVIVDFCADPPADVALLVTAGEWSKQHGGKWSEAIGRIGQIAVAWTIKPHELPEWIERRLRARGLRADHAAVQNLADRVEGNLLAAAQEIDKLALLSDGQVLDSQRMDELVADAARFDVFRLVDATMNGQGAQVSRMLAGLRAEGEAVPGLLGMIVMELQRAASLARVQERGGNLASEFKAQRIWDSKQPMYRRALQRHAAPRWDAFVAEAGRVDRIAKGRGRMGEEPADAWLALERLLLAVAEPRAARLLVG
- the rsfS gene encoding ribosome silencing factor translates to MSTEAQVIKTRLPNPPPPVDLLLKTVHAAVEELKARDVTEIDVRGKSSVTDYMVIASGTSTRHVKSIADEVIKFSKNLDVQPLGVEGEREAEWVLVDLGDVVVHVMLPRVREFYALERLWTVGDQPPELEDDEFETGTASRL
- the nadD gene encoding nicotinate-nucleotide adenylyltransferase, with translation MIAPRVYYGGTFDPVHEGHLSVAREVRDALDATVFLVPAADPPHKDITHADAAERARMLDIAVAGEPRLKVDRRELRREGPSYTVDTLRELRAELGPDAPIVWMVGGDSLLQLHTWNRWHELFEHGHVLAVARPGAALDPASVGALAPQVEAEIGPRRRPPEELNSAPAGGFAVFALARERPESSTELRRRIAAGEPWQDGVPAAVAEYIRRHALYVRGVTSASL